Proteins encoded within one genomic window of Phototrophicus methaneseepsis:
- a CDS encoding thioredoxin family protein — protein sequence MQPIVNGLEEEYSDSVAFRYLNANTDGAVAFEQLGLRGHPAFVIFLPDGREVSRSVGLQDEISLRNMIDGIYD from the coding sequence ATGCAACCCATCGTGAATGGGCTTGAGGAGGAGTACAGCGATAGTGTGGCATTTCGTTATTTGAATGCCAATACCGACGGCGCGGTAGCCTTTGAGCAGTTGGGCTTGCGTGGACATCCAGCCTTTGTCATTTTTTTACCCGATGGACGTGAAGTATCTCGCTCTGTCGGATTGCAAGACGAAATATCTTTACGAAACATGATAGACGGTATTTATGATTGA
- a CDS encoding TlpA family protein disulfide reductase, which yields MEDTGESIEKFLSDSPPTKQKLGLGSIVLLIGLVLFMTVIGWAYVDGSATQPTSGPALDFTLRTFDGESFRLSDHRGKVVVINFWASWCVPCRDEAPILQSVWERYRERGVILVGVTYLDSESASLDFIQEFGITYFNGPDIGTIISEEYRITGVPETFVVDQNGDVVEAIIAPITAGQLDRILERLLEP from the coding sequence GTGGAAGATACAGGTGAAAGTATTGAAAAATTTCTAAGCGATTCACCACCAACCAAACAAAAGCTGGGTTTGGGGTCTATTGTTTTGTTGATCGGTCTTGTTCTATTCATGACTGTGATTGGCTGGGCTTATGTGGATGGAAGTGCTACCCAACCTACATCTGGACCTGCACTGGATTTCACTTTAAGAACGTTTGATGGCGAGTCCTTCCGCCTATCCGATCATCGGGGCAAAGTCGTGGTAATTAATTTCTGGGCAAGCTGGTGTGTCCCCTGCCGCGATGAGGCTCCCATCTTACAAAGTGTCTGGGAGCGTTATCGGGAACGAGGAGTCATTCTGGTCGGTGTGACTTATCTCGATTCGGAAAGTGCTTCCCTTGATTTTATTCAAGAATTTGGCATTACCTATTTCAATGGACCCGATATCGGTACCATTATCTCAGAAGAGTATCGTATCACGGGGGTTCCGGAAACCTTCGTTGTTGACCAAAATGGGGATGTTGTTGAAGCCATTATTGCCCCAATCACTGCGGGGCAACTTGATCGTATTTTGGAACGCTTACTTGAACCTTGA
- a CDS encoding ubiquinol-cytochrome c reductase iron-sulfur subunit, with the protein MFMLLWEFVGIGLWFAYPRFRVGEFGGTFSFDPAEIPSAGAAPFSVPTGRFHVSHLADDSLVVLYQVCTHLGCIPKWVPSNQRFECPCHGSKYELNGKWIEGPAPRSLDRFFTTLVFTDRTTLSSNEAGDPIPLEGREVSEVQIDTSKRILRNGRI; encoded by the coding sequence ATGTTCATGTTGTTATGGGAGTTCGTAGGCATCGGGCTGTGGTTTGCCTATCCGCGTTTTCGGGTCGGTGAATTCGGGGGGACTTTTAGCTTTGACCCCGCTGAGATCCCAAGCGCGGGTGCCGCACCCTTTTCAGTCCCCACAGGACGCTTTCATGTCTCCCATCTCGCCGATGATTCGTTGGTAGTGTTGTATCAGGTTTGTACCCATCTGGGTTGCATTCCCAAGTGGGTGCCCAGCAACCAGCGTTTTGAATGCCCCTGTCATGGCTCGAAATACGAACTCAATGGCAAGTGGATTGAGGGACCAGCGCCACGCAGTCTGGATCGCTTTTTTACGACACTGGTTTTTACAGACAGAACAACACTTAGTAGCAATGAGGCGGGCGATCCCATTCCCCTAGAAGGTCGTGAAGTCAGCGAAGTGCAGATTGATACGAGCAAGCGCATATTGCGTAACGGGCGTATATAG
- a CDS encoding L,D-transpeptidase, which produces MKHWLLLLSLALFLLTFGFTSIVYANNPCETVTTENPIPDADCLAWIATFPAPLLEEIPLDRVTLNAYDFWRVGPQAVNLYDTPNGSGAGQIAEGFNFVRAVDTSVEGWIQAASGLWLLRSEAQMAQASHFRGVLLSDTLEHPFAWVVDTTGIYTSEYPGGPSSAATGRIPHRYELVNIFAEVPDNEGWLWYLIGPNQWVNQRFVAVVKPVERPEGVEGRWAAVDLYEQTLVAYEDDTPVFATLVATGLPGWDTNEGIFTVWARLAVGNQSGATGAPDSYALESVPWIMYFDGDISFHGAYWHDLFGYRRSHGCVNLSISDARYLFEWTGAATPDENGDIVTYVYVYSSDIYIN; this is translated from the coding sequence ATGAAACACTGGTTGCTCCTGTTGAGTCTCGCTCTTTTCTTACTAACTTTCGGCTTCACCTCGATTGTTTATGCGAACAATCCTTGTGAAACAGTTACCACTGAAAACCCGATTCCCGATGCGGACTGTCTGGCGTGGATAGCAACTTTTCCCGCACCGCTTCTGGAAGAAATCCCCCTCGATAGGGTGACGCTCAACGCCTACGATTTCTGGCGTGTCGGTCCACAAGCGGTCAATCTGTATGATACGCCCAATGGCAGTGGTGCGGGGCAAATCGCTGAGGGCTTCAATTTTGTCCGAGCGGTTGACACCAGTGTAGAGGGTTGGATACAGGCAGCCAGTGGTTTATGGTTGCTTCGCAGCGAGGCGCAAATGGCACAAGCCTCGCACTTCCGGGGGGTGCTTTTGTCCGATACCCTTGAGCATCCTTTCGCTTGGGTCGTAGATACAACGGGAATCTACACTTCAGAATATCCGGGCGGGCCGTCCTCTGCGGCGACCGGGCGCATCCCCCATCGTTACGAACTCGTCAACATCTTTGCCGAAGTGCCTGATAACGAGGGCTGGCTCTGGTATCTGATTGGCCCGAACCAGTGGGTGAATCAACGCTTTGTTGCCGTCGTCAAGCCCGTTGAGCGACCAGAGGGTGTAGAGGGACGTTGGGCCGCTGTTGACCTCTACGAACAAACTCTTGTAGCGTATGAAGACGATACACCCGTTTTTGCGACTTTAGTTGCAACGGGACTGCCCGGTTGGGACACCAATGAGGGCATCTTTACGGTCTGGGCGCGGTTGGCGGTTGGCAACCAGTCAGGAGCCACAGGCGCACCCGATAGCTATGCTCTGGAGAGTGTCCCGTGGATTATGTATTTTGACGGTGATATTAGCTTTCACGGTGCCTATTGGCATGATTTGTTTGGCTATCGCCGCAGTCATGGCTGTGTCAACCTGAGTATCAGTGATGCACGCTATCTCTTTGAATGGACCGGGGCAGCAACCCCTGACGAAAACGGAGACATTGTGACCTATGTTTATGTCTACAGCAGTGACATCTATATCAACTAG
- a CDS encoding DUF2085 domain-containing protein — MLEQRHAKLNRISRLLRWCLERWVLLFCLLFALMNLLPFMAPIFMQLGWTVPARVIYIIYSPLCHQMAQRSFFLFGEQAMYNIAELPVPISGNTVSDMVALRSFIGNPDMGWKVAWSDRMVYMYGAVLLVSIAYVLLRHRRPIRPLGLFFATLLLIPLVVDGTSHMLSDMNYGLVEGFRYSNLWLADLTGHALPSWFYRGDALGSFNSWMRLISGLGFGFACVWFAFPYLDRPISLTLAVLSSKTSQVQNRSPMQTFDEGSTS; from the coding sequence ATGCTTGAGCAGAGACACGCTAAGCTGAATAGAATAAGTCGCCTGTTGCGCTGGTGTCTTGAGCGTTGGGTTTTATTGTTCTGCCTGCTGTTTGCACTTATGAATCTCTTGCCTTTTATGGCACCGATATTCATGCAGCTTGGATGGACAGTACCAGCCAGAGTAATTTATATCATCTACAGTCCCCTGTGTCATCAGATGGCGCAACGCTCCTTCTTCTTGTTTGGTGAGCAAGCTATGTACAACATCGCTGAATTGCCAGTCCCGATTTCAGGTAACACAGTGAGCGATATGGTTGCTCTACGCTCCTTTATCGGTAATCCTGACATGGGCTGGAAAGTCGCATGGTCAGACCGGATGGTGTATATGTACGGCGCAGTGCTTTTGGTATCAATCGCTTATGTCTTGCTCAGACACCGCCGCCCGATTCGTCCGCTTGGCTTATTCTTTGCTACTCTGCTACTGATTCCACTTGTCGTTGACGGCACAAGCCATATGCTCAGCGATATGAACTATGGTTTAGTAGAAGGCTTTCGCTATTCCAACCTATGGTTAGCGGATTTGACAGGCCATGCGCTGCCCTCCTGGTTTTATCGAGGTGATGCGCTGGGTTCATTCAATTCTTGGATGCGCCTTATCAGTGGGTTGGGCTTCGGGTTTGCTTGTGTCTGGTTTGCATTTCCCTATCTGGATCGCCCCATTTCGCTTACATTGGCAGTGCTTTCAAGCAAAACATCTCAAGTACAAAATAGGTCACCTATGCAAACATTTGATGAGGGTTCAACATCATGA
- a CDS encoding peroxiredoxin family protein encodes MESETQSLEERPNHGRRVNWFVLLMALNGIGLILVFAGIALRGEQSSRESTRGLIPFPSDITPVTVYGADTTNSVLGSQQFVGDVLVGQPAPDFTIRTLAGDAVSLSDFSGQPVLINFWTTWCGPCRIEMPELVRIYNARRGEGFVILAVDLTHQDSIEDVEAFVEEFEMNFPVLLDETGTASDELYHLFGLPMSVFVNREGIITRIHIGIMTAGQVDEFVNELMES; translated from the coding sequence ATGGAATCGGAAACACAATCGCTTGAGGAGCGACCAAATCATGGCAGAAGGGTGAATTGGTTTGTGCTATTGATGGCTCTCAACGGAATAGGGTTGATACTCGTTTTTGCAGGGATTGCCTTACGGGGGGAACAATCGAGTCGGGAGTCGACGAGAGGCTTAATCCCGTTCCCATCGGACATCACACCTGTCACCGTTTATGGTGCAGATACCACGAATTCAGTATTGGGTTCGCAACAATTTGTAGGCGATGTACTGGTTGGACAACCCGCTCCCGACTTTACCATCAGAACGCTCGCAGGAGATGCCGTTTCATTAAGCGATTTTTCTGGTCAGCCTGTCTTGATTAACTTCTGGACAACGTGGTGTGGTCCCTGTCGTATCGAAATGCCGGAGTTGGTGCGTATCTACAATGCACGTAGAGGCGAGGGTTTCGTCATTCTGGCAGTGGATTTAACTCATCAGGATTCGATTGAGGATGTCGAGGCATTCGTTGAAGAATTTGAGATGAATTTTCCGGTCCTTCTGGATGAAACAGGCACAGCCTCAGATGAGCTATATCACTTGTTCGGGCTACCGATGAGTGTCTTTGTTAACCGCGAGGGCATTATTACACGCATCCACATTGGCATTATGACTGCCGGACAGGTTGACGAATTTGTGAATGAGCTTATGGAGTCATGA
- a CDS encoding F510_1955 family glycosylhydrolase translates to MAKSRAGRKKQSKSTFGPKQIIIIAVVSIVIFGLLYLTRQLAGNAVAFRDIHGLSFSADGNQLIVPAHDGLRTYENGQWHVPDVPVHDYMGYSGTDAGFYSSGHPGPGSNLINPLGLVRSGDGGESIQTLAFAGETDFHLMSASYESHAVYVLNPRQNSQLSPGLHYTLDEGQTWTQSAGRGVSGNPLQLAVHPTEANTVALATEGGLFLSNDYGDSFVQIGNLVPVSAVSFDPNGERLLFGYQSLFSYTLADAQISPSETPTISNQDALGYIAINPVSEQIAIATFNKDIYLSSDSGQSWETIAEGGIGKN, encoded by the coding sequence ATGGCAAAATCTCGCGCTGGTCGCAAAAAACAATCGAAATCAACGTTTGGTCCCAAACAAATAATCATCATTGCCGTGGTCAGTATCGTAATTTTCGGGCTACTGTATCTGACACGTCAATTAGCCGGTAATGCGGTGGCATTTAGAGACATTCATGGACTGAGTTTCTCTGCGGATGGAAACCAACTTATCGTCCCGGCGCATGATGGATTGCGAACCTACGAAAATGGTCAGTGGCACGTACCAGATGTGCCTGTGCATGATTACATGGGTTATTCGGGAACGGATGCGGGATTTTATAGCAGTGGTCATCCCGGTCCCGGCTCAAACCTAATCAATCCTCTGGGTCTGGTTCGGAGTGGCGATGGAGGTGAGAGTATCCAAACGCTGGCGTTTGCCGGGGAGACAGACTTCCATCTCATGAGCGCCAGTTATGAGAGTCATGCAGTGTATGTTCTCAACCCAAGACAGAATTCTCAATTAAGTCCGGGCTTGCACTACACGCTGGATGAGGGTCAAACCTGGACGCAAAGTGCGGGACGTGGTGTCAGTGGCAACCCCCTACAATTAGCCGTTCACCCGACTGAAGCGAACACCGTAGCCCTTGCAACGGAAGGCGGCTTATTCCTCTCAAATGATTACGGAGACAGCTTTGTACAGATTGGCAACCTTGTCCCTGTTAGTGCCGTCAGCTTTGACCCGAACGGCGAGCGTCTGCTCTTCGGCTATCAGAGTCTCTTTTCTTATACCCTCGCGGATGCTCAGATATCACCATCAGAGACACCCACAATCAGCAATCAAGATGCACTGGGATACATTGCTATTAATCCTGTGTCCGAGCAAATTGCCATTGCAACCTTCAATAAGGACATTTATCTCTCGTCAGATAGCGGTCAATCCTGGGAAACCATTGCTGAGGGCGGGATTGGTAAAAACTGA
- a CDS encoding SCO family protein, with protein MLSSLIRGTILIFIVFTITACSNTSETNDVIEGYGGTALDEVAPDFELSDQSGQVIHLSEYQGKVVVLTFFDSRCEDVCPLTGYQFVQTYQALGDYTDSVVLMAINVNLEANTLEDLSAASQHWSLDEIPNWHFLTGQAEKLEPVWAAYHIDVVPSEEDITHTPGVYMIDPQGQLRWYISTPFVTPGTPAPSRPLHELLLLRIEQILNN; from the coding sequence ATGCTTTCATCACTTATTCGAGGCACAATCTTAATCTTTATAGTCTTCACCATTACCGCCTGTTCTAATACGTCCGAAACAAATGATGTTATAGAAGGTTATGGCGGTACAGCCCTGGATGAAGTCGCCCCCGATTTCGAACTGAGTGACCAGTCGGGGCAGGTCATACACCTATCAGAATATCAGGGTAAGGTTGTCGTCCTGACTTTCTTCGACAGCCGCTGTGAAGATGTTTGCCCGCTCACCGGTTATCAATTTGTGCAGACATATCAAGCACTTGGAGATTATACAGACTCGGTTGTGTTAATGGCTATCAATGTCAACCTCGAGGCCAACACGCTCGAAGATCTCAGTGCTGCAAGCCAGCATTGGAGCTTAGATGAAATCCCTAATTGGCACTTCTTAACAGGGCAAGCAGAAAAACTTGAGCCTGTTTGGGCGGCGTACCACATTGACGTTGTTCCATCAGAAGAGGATATTACTCATACACCCGGCGTATATATGATTGATCCACAGGGACAACTACGCTGGTATATTTCAACCCCTTTTGTGACACCTGGTACCCCTGCACCCTCGCGCCCCTTACATGAATTGTTGCTGCTTCGGATTGAGCAAATATTGAATAACTGA
- a CDS encoding M56 family metallopeptidase, protein MMKASKSTHNLFTGILIIATICISTLSLCGWLIAWCLDGANVKRPLFLGILLIVGIVILLWQIWRTQSCTKELLNLVKVDMPADVRTLISGRNIDPEKVVLVQSSEPTAFCFGFLNPQVCLSTGLVNLLSKKQLQAVLLHEDYHRQRCDPLRILLLNTLCSTLFFLPFVQEWRRLFEIQLELNADQYAVELTGKGALAGALYQLLSHASHPTLINNKGVVAAGLSANNLRVAALLGNRSTPERISLRSIISTTFILWVLCFILMT, encoded by the coding sequence ATGATGAAAGCCAGTAAATCCACTCACAATCTATTTACGGGCATCTTGATAATTGCCACTATCTGTATCAGCACCCTCAGCTTATGTGGCTGGTTGATTGCCTGGTGTTTGGATGGTGCTAATGTCAAACGACCTTTGTTCCTCGGGATATTGCTCATTGTTGGCATCGTAATCTTGTTGTGGCAAATCTGGCGAACACAATCCTGTACAAAAGAGCTTTTGAACCTGGTAAAAGTAGATATGCCTGCGGATGTTAGAACGCTGATTAGCGGACGTAATATTGACCCGGAGAAGGTTGTTCTCGTGCAATCGTCTGAACCAACAGCTTTTTGTTTTGGATTCCTCAACCCACAGGTATGCCTCAGTACAGGTCTCGTAAACCTGTTATCCAAAAAACAACTGCAAGCTGTTTTGTTGCATGAAGATTATCATCGACAACGCTGCGATCCGTTACGGATTTTGTTGCTCAACACGCTCTGCTCAACCCTGTTCTTTTTGCCTTTTGTTCAAGAATGGCGCAGGTTGTTTGAAATCCAGCTTGAGTTGAATGCTGATCAGTATGCCGTGGAATTAACAGGTAAAGGCGCACTTGCCGGTGCATTGTACCAACTTCTCAGCCACGCATCTCATCCGACGCTGATTAATAACAAAGGCGTTGTCGCGGCGGGCTTAAGTGCTAACAATCTGCGCGTAGCAGCGTTGCTAGGTAATCGCTCTACCCCCGAGCGTATCTCGCTCAGGAGTATCATCAGCACCACGTTTATCCTCTGGGTCTTGTGTTTCATCCTGATGACCTGA
- a CDS encoding BlaI/MecI/CopY family transcriptional regulator, with protein MTDELYRKAQNKNARGLEKFLGELELAVMNLVWNLESATVSDVLERLNQEKERQLAYTTVMTIMSRLAEKGWLISEKKGRAYVYQAVYSKQDAEAVAVSSVVRALLEDFGDVAVAQFVRELDEIDPGQLAQLAQLAQLAEDSEDNDESQ; from the coding sequence ATGACAGATGAGTTATACCGCAAAGCACAAAATAAGAATGCTAGGGGGCTGGAAAAATTCCTTGGCGAACTTGAGCTGGCGGTAATGAATCTGGTTTGGAATCTAGAATCCGCAACCGTCTCAGATGTTTTGGAACGATTGAACCAAGAAAAAGAGCGACAACTTGCCTATACAACGGTTATGACCATCATGAGTCGCCTGGCTGAAAAAGGTTGGTTGATTTCGGAGAAGAAAGGTCGGGCGTATGTGTATCAAGCTGTTTACTCAAAACAAGACGCGGAGGCTGTCGCAGTCAGTTCGGTTGTGCGTGCTTTGTTGGAAGATTTTGGTGATGTTGCAGTGGCACAGTTTGTTAGAGAATTAGATGAGATTGATCCGGGTCAGCTGGCGCAGTTGGCACAGTTGGCACAGTTAGCAGAGGATTCCGAAGATAATGATGAAAGCCAGTAA